One segment of Paramormyrops kingsleyae isolate MSU_618 chromosome 8, PKINGS_0.4, whole genome shotgun sequence DNA contains the following:
- the ngfb gene encoding nerve growth factor — protein MRSSMLILLFLIGVQAAANMGGEDRAWEESGPESLSQKRAPWDDTESLSQTDTAFSDSAPTVDPELFNSRQRHSARVLFSTHPPESEPGTRVRRHAAPSQSRGVYSVCESISTWVGNKTRATDISGNDVTVLPNVNINNVIKKQYFFETMCRAAKSGSSGCLGVDARHWNSHCTNTHTFVRALTSFKNLVAWRLIRINVACVCVLSRKSWKPPPQQAV, from the coding sequence ATGAGGTCGTCGATGCTGATCCTGCTCTTCCTGATTGGCGTCCAGGCTGCAGCGAACATGGGGGGGGAGGATCGGGCATGGGAGGAGTCCGGGCCCGAGAGCCTATCACAGAAAAGGGCCCCCTGGGACGATACTGAGAGCCTCAGCCAGACAGACACTGCCTTCTCAGACTCAGCCCCTACAGTGGACCCCGAACTCTTCAACAGTAGGCAGCGGCACTCAGCTCGGGTGCTGTTCAGCACCCATCCTCCGGAGTCAGAGCCCGGAACCAGGGTGCGCAGGCATGCGGCGCCGTCGCAGTCCCGCGGCGTTTACTCCGTGTGTGAAAGCATCAGCACCTGGGTGGGCAATAAGACCAGGGCCACGGACATCTCAGGCAATGACGTCACGGTGCTGCCCAACGTCAACATCAACAACGTCATCAAGAAGCAGTACTTCTTCGAGACCATGTGCCGGGCTGCTAAGTCCGGTTCCTCAGGATGCCTGGGTGTGGATGCCCGCCACTGGAACTCCCActgcaccaacacacacacgtttgtccGGGCGCTCACCTCCTTCAAAAACCTGGTGGCCTGGCGACTCATCCGCATTAATGTGGCTTGCGTCTGCGTGCTCAGCCGCAAGTCCTGGAAGCCCCCCCCACAACAGGCAGTATGA